The window GGAAGGAAAATCTCTACTACCTGCTGGTGTTCAATCAGTTCAAGGAATGTTCAAGCAAGGAGAGGTCGTAGAGATTTTCAATCAACAGCAAGAGTTAATTGGTAAAGGTCAAGTTAACTATTCATCCAATGAATTGACACAAATTAAAGGTCTTTCAAGTAAAGCAGCGATGGAGATGACAAAACATGTGCATCCAGAAGTCATTCATCGAGATAAATTAGCATGTAAAAATAAGGAGTTGATCGTATGAGTGAATTGATTGTGAAGGGGCAAAAGGCTAAACAAGCTCAGCAAGCTTTAATGAGAAAATCAACAGAAGAAAAAAATCATGCGCTTAAAAAGATCTCTGAGTCTCTCTTATCGAATATGGATTTTCTTCTAAGTGAAAATGAAAAGGATTTGCGTAGAGGAAAAGAAGCAGGAATGCACGAGTCGCTCCTTGATCGACTTTTATTAAACAAAGAGCGTATTGAAGCGATGGCCCAGGCTCTTATTGATTTAATTGAACTAAAGGATCCAATCGGTGACGTACTTGAAACAATCGAACGTCCAAATGGCTTACGTATTGAAAAAGTGCGTGTTCCATTAGGGGTAGTCGGTATGATTTATGAAGCAAGACCGAATGTGACAGTCGATGCCTCTGCTCTCTGTTTAAAAACGGTTAATGCTGTATTGCTTCGAGGGAGTTCATCAGCAATTCGATCGAATCAAGCGCTCGTAAAGGTCATTCAAGAAGCGCTTGAAGATGCTTCATTTCCGAGAGAAGCTGTCCAACTCATTGAAGATACGAGTCGCGAAGCAGCAAATGAGTTGTTTAAGCTAAATGAATATTTAGATGTCTTAATTCCGCGTGGTGGGAAAAAACTTATTCAAACGGTAGTCAATGAAGCGACAGTACCTGTATTAGAAACGGGAGCGGGCAATTGCCACATTTTCATTGATGAAACGGCAAATGTATCAATGGCAAAAGAGATTGTCCTCAATGCGAAAACGCAGCGTCCTTCTGTCTGTAATGCGATTGAAACGGTCCTCATTCATGAGAAGTGGGCAAAAAAACATGCAATTGAACTAATTGATCTCTTATTGGCCCATGACGTAACTTTACATGTGGATGAAAAAATTCATGCTTCTTTTCCTCAATTGCAATTAGCGACAGAAGAGGACTGGGAAACGGAATATTTAAACATGGAATTGGCTATAAAAATGGTCAAAGATGTGGAAGAAGCCATTTCGCATATAAATCACTACGGTTCGCATCATTCTGAGGCTATTTTATCTGAAACAGAAGAACATGTTCAATTGTTCTTCCAACTAGTTGATTCTGCTGCTGTCTACCATAATGCATCTACTCGATTCACCGATGGGTTTGAGTTTGGATTTGGAGCTGAAATTGGGATAAGTACACAGAAGCTTCATGCTCGTGGACCGATGGGGTTAGAAGCGATGACTTCATCGAAGTATGTCATTAAAGGGACAGGACAAATACGTCAATAACTGGAGAAGAGGTGCTAATGGTTGAAAGTTAGCACCTCTCCATTTTAGAGATACCAATTTATCCCTTGTTAAATCGTTTTCGGGAAACGCGTTGATTAGCAGCATTTGAACGTGCCTGTGCTTCTAAATCAGCTTGGTCAGCAATTTCTTGTGAATACTCTTCATCTGTTCCATTCGGTTCTTTTTTTAATGCTTTTGGGACTTGAGGTAGTGATTGTTTATTTTTATTACGGTTTTTGTGACGACTCATTGGTCTTCCCCCTTAAAGTAAAAATGGATGAGCCAAATGCTCATCCATAGCGTTTACAATATGTAGTCACTTCATGCTTTTTTTAACGATTTTGTCCGTCTGTATATCCTCCAGCACGGTCGGCCATTTTGAACTCCCTTGAGTATGTTACTTCTTGTGCGCTCGTTAAGTTACTACGATTTTTGTCATCACGTTTTTTTCTTTTTTCTCTCATCTGTTATCATCCCTTTCTGTCCAAATGTGAAGCATTAACTAGTTTCGACAATAGAAAATTTTTCATACAAAAAAGTATTATTTTTTGATCATTTGTGTGGTAGGGTACGAAGCTATTTATTCGTCGCCTTTCGCTCTAGCAGGAGTCAAGTGCCCTCCGCTCCATGATAGGAGTAGAAATAACCCTGAACCACCAATTTTATTCGTTCTAAAAATAACAATCATCTTTAGAAATAGCCTCACTAATGTGCTCGAAAAGATACACATGAAAAAAGACTGTATACTATCTCGATTTAATTCGAAATTGTACACAGTCTTATAGTATATATTAAGCTTCCTTTAAATGATTTTCGTCCATTGTTTCCACGTGATGACGCATCGTATAAAGGGTATATACGTCTTTAGAAATCTCAAACAAGTTATAAATATCTCCGTCACGGTTAATTTGATCGAGGATGGATTTTCGTGTTTCGTTCGCGAAGACGACATATGGTAGTTTTTGCGCGGCTTTTGCAGATCGAATGTTGGATTTTCTAATTTTCATAAAGATTGTTTCAATTCCTAATTCGTAAAACAGCTCTTGAAAGAACATATCTTTCGCTAATTTGTTATACCCTTTTCCGTGGTACGGTTTACCGAGCCAAGTTCCGAGAAAGCCTGCATTTTCTTGAATATCATATAAACTAATGGTCCCAATCGGTGCTCCCCATTCATCTAAAATGGTGCGCGAGATAAGCTCGCCTCTTTCTTCTGCTTCAATAATTTGTTTCGTAATAAATAAATACTCTTCTAAGGAAGCGGCTTTATTACGTACAAAAGGGAAGACATCAGGATGCACCATTAATTCATATAAAGCTGGGCTATCATGAAGATCACGCTTTTTTAACAATCTTATCCCTCCATACATAAGGGCAGATTCCAATCCAAATAACCTTCATCTGGGACCCACCCTCGAAATTTTTATATGTTACATCAAAAATTTCGGGGTGGGAATCGAACCCACTAGAACCAGCTTTGCTGGTGGCGCACCATTTGCCTTCCCTAATCCATTCATTAAATTTTCGTCATAGCTCTGTTAGTATCATACTCGATTTCATCTGAAAAGGAAATAGGTATTTTGTAAAAAAAATGTGAAGGAAATAAAGGGAGAAAATGCTATATATGATAGATCATTTCTCCGTCAATCATCGTTAGCTCTGGCTTGCTAAAGAAGTGGAATGGATGACCATTCCATAGTACTAAATCAGCGTCTTTTCCAACCTCAATACTACCAATTCGGTGATCTACTTTTAGGTTCTTGGCAGGATTAATGGTAATGGCTTCGAGCGCTGATTGTTCTGGTAGTCCTTCACGGACAGTGAGTGCAGCTACTACATTTAAATATTGAATCGGTGTATAAGGGTGGTCAGTTGTGATGGAAATTTTTGTCCCTGTTTCAGCTAAAACTCGATAGGTTTCCCAGCTTTTGTTTTTCAACTCTACTTTCGACCGCCTTGTTAACGTTGGACCAATCGACACGTTTAACTTTCGGCAAGCGAACTCTTCCGCAATTAAGTGACCTTCCGTACAATGTTCAATTCGTAAATCGAGGCCGAACTCTTCAGCGAAACGAATCGCCGATACGATATCATCTGCCCGGTGCGCATGTATGCGAACGGGAATTTCTTTCTTTAATGCTTTTTGCAGAGGGATTAATCGGAAATTATCGCCTTCTTCGCTTTTTTTCGCTGTAAAAAAGGCTTCGCGAAGCATTCCCATAATTCCCATACGGGTAATGGAATCTTTATTCCCTTGACTATGCATTCGTTTCGGATTTTCCCCCAGCGCAATTTTTAATCCTGCTGTTTCTAAAATCGTCATATCACGTACATTCTTGCCGAAGGTTTTGATGACTGAGGTTGTACCTCCAATTACATTTGCGCTTCCTGGCATAACATGTACAGCTGTAATCCCGTAACGAATTGCATCTTTAAATGCTGGGTCTAAAGGATAGACGCCGTCAATGGCACGGATATGGGGAGTGAGAGGTTCTATCGTTTCGTTCGCATCATTTCCTGCCCATCCAGTACCTTCATCGTAAAGACCTAAGTGAGTATGTACATCAATGAAGCCAGGAAATAAATATTTCCCTTCAGACGGAATGACGTATACTCCTTTTGTAACCGGAATGTGTTGGCCGATTTTAGTGATTTTCCCATTTTCGACAAGTACATCTGCTTTCGGTAATGGGGGAGACGTGATTGGATAAACAATCGCATTTTGAAATAATATACTCATACTTTTTCTCCTTACATATTTGGATAAATAGCGGAAAGCGCTTCTTTAATGGTAGGATACGTAAATGAAAATCCGTGTTGAATTGCTTTTTGTGGAATCGCTTTTTGTCCTTCTAGAACGAGAATACTCTTTTCGCCGAGTAACAACTTTAGTGCGAAGGATGGAGCGGGTACCCAATGAGGACGATGGATAATAGAAGCTAGTGTTTGACCGAACTCCTTCATTGTAACAGGGTGTGGTGCTGTCACGTTAATAGGTCCGCGAATATCTTGATTTTCAATGATATAAGATAATAGACGAACTAGATCATCAATATGAATCCATGATAACCACTGTGTTCCACTACCTACCGTTCCTCCTGCGAAAAAACGATACGGGAGAACCATTTTAGGTAATGCCCCTTCTGTTTTATGAAGCACAACTCCGAAGCGAGCTAAAACGACTCGAACACCGTATTTTTCTGCTGCGATTGCTCGTTGTTCCCATTCTTGAACGGTAAGAGCTAAAAAATCGTTCCCTACAGAAGCAGATTCCTCTGTAAACTCTTCGTCTGTTGAGGTACCGTATATTCCGATGGCGCTTGCATTAATCAGTATGCTCGGTTTCTTTGTCATTTTTTCAATTATATGAAGGACTTCATCGGTTGCATTGATTCGACTATTCAAAATCAATTCTTTATTTGCTTTCGTCCATTTGGAATCGATAGTTTTACCAGCTAAATTAATAAAAACGTCACAACCATCTAACTCTTTTTCTGGATTTGAATCATGCGATAGCCATTGAACTTCCTTAGACCCCGTTTCAGTTTTTTTCCTAGTCACAACTATGACTTCAACGTTTTGCTGTTCCAAGTAAGAAATCAACTGTTTTCCAATGAACCCTGAGCCCCCAAATATAGCAATTTTCATACAATTCCCCCTTTATCTCTATTTTACCTGTTTTTTCTGAAAAATTCTTGTCATTTAGCGAGCTTAAGAAATTTGCTACTATTAAAGGAAGAGAGGTGACGTTCGATGATAACTATTACGAAGTTAGAAGTTCAAAAGTACGATACAAATCGATTGAATGTATACATTGATAAAGGGTTTGGCGAAGAGTACGGCTTTAGTGTACATAAGGATACAATGATTAAGTTTGGGCTTCGTAAAGGACTCGAACTTGATGAAGTAGATTTGATAGAAATTGAGTACGGAGACGAAGCTCGTAAAGCTTATAACAAAGCAGTGGAATACTTAGGGTATAAAATGAGAACAGAGGAAGAAGTTCGGGAACACTTGCTGAAAAAAGAGTACGATGAACATATTGTCGAAGATGTAGTGAACAAACTTCAGAAACAAGGGTATATAAATGATGAAGAGTACGCGTTTGCTTTTGTTCGTACACAAATTCGCTCCAATAAGAAGGGGCCGAGTGTGATTCGAAAAGAACTTGAAGGAAAAGGGGTACACTCTACGTATATCCAAGCAGCCTTAAAGGAATTTTCAGAAGAAAAGCAAGTGGAGATTGCTTATCAGTTGGCGGAAAAATTTCAAAAGAAAACAGAACGACTTTCATTTATTCAATTAAAACAAAAAATAGAAGAGACGCTTGTTCGTAGAGGATTCTCTTTTAAGATTATACAAATTGTGTTTGAGATGATGCCTGTTGAACAGTCGAGTGATGAAGAGTGGGAAGCGCTAAAGAAAAATGCTGAAAAGGCGATGCGGCGATATGATCGTCATGACGATTACACGAAAAAATTAAAGGTAAAGCAGGCGCTTTATCGAAAAGGGTTCTCATTGGAATTAATTGAACGATATTTAGAAGAAATCGAGTAGGGTAACCTACTCGATAATAATTTCAAACCTTCCGTCATCTAATTCTCTGATTTTTTTAGCTACATCCATCGGAGATCGTAGACGGCTTTTGTCTTTTATATGGTCGCTATCATCCCAAAATGGCGTGTCCATACCGCCCATGTAAGCTGCCTTTATTTCTACGTTCGAACCTTCTAATTCTTTCACTAAGCTTTCTGAAAATCCTCTAACTGCGAACTTAGATGCGACATAAACACTTTCGTTTACTTTTCCACGGAGACCGGCTGTGGATACGATATTTAAAATGAAGGATTGGTTTTGCTCTTTAAATACTGTAATAAAGGCTTTCGTCATAAAAATTGTGCCTTTTACATTCGTATCGAGCATTTTGTGAATATCAGATTCTGTTATTGATTCAAGAGGACCGAATGCACCGTACCCAGCATTATTAATTAATCCTTGAATGGTAAATTGTTGAGCCAATTCCTCTGCAGCTCGTTGCACAGCTTCATAGTCTGTGATATCCAGTGGATAAACAAAAGCTTGTTTATTCATTTCTTCTAATTCACGCTTCGTTTGTTCAAGCGCTTCTTTTGTTCTTCCGATTAAGATAACGGTTTCAAAATTGCTACTGTATTCAACAGCAAGGGCCTTTCCTAAGCCCGTTCCTGCTCCAGTTACGATGATGGCTGACATGTTTGAAATTCCTCCCTATTGTTTTTGCGTCCATCCCAATCCTATTTTATACTTAAAATACAAATCATTGAAGGGTAAGGGAGAAGAAGGCATGCAAGAAAAGCGTTATAGTGAAATGACAGAATATGAATTGAAAACCGAAATTGCGAAGCTACAGGAAAAAGCTCGCAAGGCGGAGCAACTCGGTATCGTTAATGAATTTGCGGTATTGGAACGAAAAATGGCGATGGCGAA is drawn from Bacillus kexueae and contains these coding sequences:
- the recX gene encoding recombination regulator RecX yields the protein MITITKLEVQKYDTNRLNVYIDKGFGEEYGFSVHKDTMIKFGLRKGLELDEVDLIEIEYGDEARKAYNKAVEYLGYKMRTEEEVREHLLKKEYDEHIVEDVVNKLQKQGYINDEEYAFAFVRTQIRSNKKGPSVIRKELEGKGVHSTYIQAALKEFSEEKQVEIAYQLAEKFQKKTERLSFIQLKQKIEETLVRRGFSFKIIQIVFEMMPVEQSSDEEWEALKKNAEKAMRRYDRHDDYTKKLKVKQALYRKGFSLELIERYLEEIE
- a CDS encoding YfhE family protein, coding for MREKRKKRDDKNRSNLTSAQEVTYSREFKMADRAGGYTDGQNR
- a CDS encoding TIGR01777 family oxidoreductase, translated to MKIAIFGGSGFIGKQLISYLEQQNVEVIVVTRKKTETGSKEVQWLSHDSNPEKELDGCDVFINLAGKTIDSKWTKANKELILNSRINATDEVLHIIEKMTKKPSILINASAIGIYGTSTDEEFTEESASVGNDFLALTVQEWEQRAIAAEKYGVRVVLARFGVVLHKTEGALPKMVLPYRFFAGGTVGSGTQWLSWIHIDDLVRLLSYIIENQDIRGPINVTAPHPVTMKEFGQTLASIIHRPHWVPAPSFALKLLLGEKSILVLEGQKAIPQKAIQHGFSFTYPTIKEALSAIYPNM
- a CDS encoding amidohydrolase, with the translated sequence MSILFQNAIVYPITSPPLPKADVLVENGKITKIGQHIPVTKGVYVIPSEGKYLFPGFIDVHTHLGLYDEGTGWAGNDANETIEPLTPHIRAIDGVYPLDPAFKDAIRYGITAVHVMPGSANVIGGTTSVIKTFGKNVRDMTILETAGLKIALGENPKRMHSQGNKDSITRMGIMGMLREAFFTAKKSEEGDNFRLIPLQKALKKEIPVRIHAHRADDIVSAIRFAEEFGLDLRIEHCTEGHLIAEEFACRKLNVSIGPTLTRRSKVELKNKSWETYRVLAETGTKISITTDHPYTPIQYLNVVAALTVREGLPEQSALEAITINPAKNLKVDHRIGSIEVGKDADLVLWNGHPFHFFSKPELTMIDGEMIYHI
- a CDS encoding glutamate-5-semialdehyde dehydrogenase; protein product: MSELIVKGQKAKQAQQALMRKSTEEKNHALKKISESLLSNMDFLLSENEKDLRRGKEAGMHESLLDRLLLNKERIEAMAQALIDLIELKDPIGDVLETIERPNGLRIEKVRVPLGVVGMIYEARPNVTVDASALCLKTVNAVLLRGSSSAIRSNQALVKVIQEALEDASFPREAVQLIEDTSREAANELFKLNEYLDVLIPRGGKKLIQTVVNEATVPVLETGAGNCHIFIDETANVSMAKEIVLNAKTQRPSVCNAIETVLIHEKWAKKHAIELIDLLLAHDVTLHVDEKIHASFPQLQLATEEDWETEYLNMELAIKMVKDVEEAISHINHYGSHHSEAILSETEEHVQLFFQLVDSAAVYHNASTRFTDGFEFGFGAEIGISTQKLHARGPMGLEAMTSSKYVIKGTGQIRQ
- a CDS encoding SDR family NAD(P)-dependent oxidoreductase gives rise to the protein MSAIIVTGAGTGLGKALAVEYSSNFETVILIGRTKEALEQTKRELEEMNKQAFVYPLDITDYEAVQRAAEELAQQFTIQGLINNAGYGAFGPLESITESDIHKMLDTNVKGTIFMTKAFITVFKEQNQSFILNIVSTAGLRGKVNESVYVASKFAVRGFSESLVKELEGSNVEIKAAYMGGMDTPFWDDSDHIKDKSRLRSPMDVAKKIRELDDGRFEIIIE
- a CDS encoding GNAT family N-acetyltransferase, which gives rise to MLKKRDLHDSPALYELMVHPDVFPFVRNKAASLEEYLFITKQIIEAEERGELISRTILDEWGAPIGTISLYDIQENAGFLGTWLGKPYHGKGYNKLAKDMFFQELFYELGIETIFMKIRKSNIRSAKAAQKLPYVVFANETRKSILDQINRDGDIYNLFEISKDVYTLYTMRHHVETMDENHLKEA
- a CDS encoding YfhD family protein, yielding MSRHKNRNKNKQSLPQVPKALKKEPNGTDEEYSQEIADQADLEAQARSNAANQRVSRKRFNKG